In a single window of the Elaeis guineensis isolate ETL-2024a chromosome 4, EG11, whole genome shotgun sequence genome:
- the LOC140857121 gene encoding replication factor C subunit 3-like isoform X2, with protein sequence MASPSPLLRSSTEPSIPSSSASATAHQFPKRSFTTLSSALTRERLRDRTCCTSWNTTRANKGLAPSPGRESFAFSSRSSSFSSVFLHKIHLWSTSWLCCSGIHYCGLRPSTAAAPAPPKTSPPYPRREPWDLGLSSRSEDCTPRRSSSPPPAVYPVEKPLRESEPVPVPARLAPAVAMIPWPIPAADDAIGTVGSRKDRESTVVISASSPKEDGFVWAQKYRPKALKEFICNRDRAEELLRMVAKEPCSHFIFEGPPGVGKKTMVLAYLRDAFGPEKLKTYNELKKIELKGEFFSSIDINVSISSQHVEVNLSDLHGYEKHVLASFINDPHTPSGKAVHCDRTNCRAIVIHAADKLSTDAQHYLLWLMEKYQGCNKIFFFCSDASKLQIIRHLCKIVKLLPASDSEIVEVLEFIAKQECIDLPHDLAKRIAENSKHNLRQAIRSFEASWKSNYSFKENQDILTGWEEDIAKIAKNIVEEQSPKQDSHGLLSERKGY encoded by the exons ATGGCGAGCCCCAGCCCCCTCCTCCGCTCCTCCACCGAGCCCTCCATCCCCTCCTCCTCCGCCTCCGCCACCGCCCACCAGTTCCCTAAGCGATCCTTCACGACCCTCTCCTCCGCCCTGACCAGGGAGCGCCTCCGCGACCGCACCTGCtgcacctcctggaacaccacccGGGCCAACAAGGGCCTCGCCCCCAGCCCCGGCCGCGAGAGCTTTGCCTTCTCCTCCCGCTCCTCCTCCTTTTCCTCCGTCTTTCTCCACAAGATCCACCTGTGGAGCACCTCCTGGTTGTGCTGCAGCGGAATCCACTACTGCGGACTCCGCCCTTCCACCGCCGCCGCACCGGCCCCGCCGAAGACCTCGCCGCCCTATCCCCGCCGCGAGCCCTGGGATCTCGGATTGTCGTCGCGAAGCGAAGATTGCACGCCGAGAAGGAGTTCCAGCCCTCCTCCCGCGGTCTACCCAGTGGAGAAGCCTTTGAGGGAGAGTGAACCGGTACCGGTCCCGGCCCGGCTGGCGCCGGCTGTTGCTATGATCCCCTGGCCGATCCCGGCCGCCGACGATGCAATCGGCACCGTTGGATCAAGGAAGGATCGGGAATCGACGGTTGTAATCAGCGCCTCGTCGCCGAAGGAGGACGGGTTCGTTTGGGCGCAAAAGTACCGGCCGAAAGCTTTGAAGGAGTTCATCTGCAACAGGGACCGGGCCGAGGAGCTCCTCCGGATG GTGGCTAAGGAGCCATGCAGTCATTTTATATTTGAAGGTCCTCCAGGAGTGGGGAAGAAAACTATGGTTTTGGCATATTTAAGAGATGCCTTTGGACCTGAGAAGTTGAAG ACATATAATGAGTTGAAGAAAATTGAGCTGAAG GGTGAATTCTTCTCCAGCATTGACATAAATGTGAGCATATCTTCTCAACATGTTGAGGTAAATCTGTCTGATTTGCATGGGTATGAGAAGCATGTTCTAGCGTCTTTTATAAATGACCCCCATACACCATCAGGCAAAGCTGTACATTGTGATCGTACTAATTGCAGAG CGATTGTTATCCATGCGGCTGACAAGCTATCAACAGATGCTCAACATTATCTTCTTTGGCTCATGGAGAAATACCAAGGTTGTAACAAGATCTTCTTCTTCTGCTCTGATGCCTCAAAGCTTCAAATCATCAGGCATCTTTGCAAGATTGTAAAACTTCTGCCAGCTTCAGATAGTGAG ATTGTTGAAGTTTTGGAGTTCATCGCTAAGCAAGAATGCATAGATTTACCCCATGACCTGGCAAAGAGAATCGCAGAGAACTCAAAGCATAATCTTCGACAAGCAATTCGTTCATTTGAAGCATCCTGGAAGTCAAA CTATTCATTCAAAGAAAATCAGGACATCTTAACTGGATGGGAAGAAGATATTGCTAAGATAGCCAAGAATATTGTTGAAGAGCAAAGCCCAAAGCA AGACAGCCATGGCCTCCTTAGTGAGAGAAAGGGATATTGA
- the LOC105036177 gene encoding reticulon-like protein B12 isoform X2, with product MGSSGRLFGRQRSVHQILGGGTIADVVLWRRRDVTVGILLGLLAAWLVFERSGYTLLSFVFNVLLLLISILFTWARAAAILNRLWGKSMHSCLAMNFKTSTI from the exons ATGGGATCCTCTGGTAGATTGTTTGGGAGGCAGAGATCCGTGCATCAGATCCTTGGAGGAGGAACCA TTGCAGATGTGGTGCTATGGAGGAGAAGAGATGTAACGGTAGGGATACTGCTTGGATTGCTGGCTGCTTGGTTGGTCTTTGAAAGATCTGGTTATACTCTGCTGTCCTTTGTTTTTAACGTTCTGCTGCTTCTGATTTCCATTCTTTTTACGTGGGCAAGGGCAGCTGCAATTCTTAACAG GTTATGGGGTAAATCTATGCATTCTTGCTTGGCGATGAACTTCAAAACTTCAACAATCTGA
- the LOC140857121 gene encoding replication factor C subunit 3-like isoform X1 — protein sequence MASPSPLLRSSTEPSIPSSSASATAHQFPKRSFTTLSSALTRERLRDRTCCTSWNTTRANKGLAPSPGRESFAFSSRSSSFSSVFLHKIHLWSTSWLCCSGIHYCGLRPSTAAAPAPPKTSPPYPRREPWDLGLSSRSEDCTPRRSSSPPPAVYPVEKPLRESEPVPVPARLAPAVAMIPWPIPAADDAIGTVGSRKDRESTVVISASSPKEDGFVWAQKYRPKALKEFICNRDRAEELLRMVAKEPCSHFIFEGPPGVGKKTMVLAYLRDAFGPEKLKTYNELKKIELKGEFFSSIDINVSISSQHVEVNLSDLHGYEKHVLASFINDPHTPSGKAVHCDRTNCRAIVIHAADKLSTDAQHYLLWLMEKYQGCNKIFFFCSDASKLQIIRHLCKIVKLLPASDSEIVEVLEFIAKQECIDLPHDLAKRIAENSKHNLRQAIRSFEASWKSNYSFKENQDILTGWEEDIAKIAKNIVEEQSPKQLYIIRGKLKNLIEHDVSPDFIFSTLKEELKKHLDAQCQAKLDALYQDFNNWDNGLILKAAKSPSIGRDKFEESGSKLNDPKKNVRRFMRIEEFAAKFMSFYKSAATKNNGGPNSF from the exons ATGGCGAGCCCCAGCCCCCTCCTCCGCTCCTCCACCGAGCCCTCCATCCCCTCCTCCTCCGCCTCCGCCACCGCCCACCAGTTCCCTAAGCGATCCTTCACGACCCTCTCCTCCGCCCTGACCAGGGAGCGCCTCCGCGACCGCACCTGCtgcacctcctggaacaccacccGGGCCAACAAGGGCCTCGCCCCCAGCCCCGGCCGCGAGAGCTTTGCCTTCTCCTCCCGCTCCTCCTCCTTTTCCTCCGTCTTTCTCCACAAGATCCACCTGTGGAGCACCTCCTGGTTGTGCTGCAGCGGAATCCACTACTGCGGACTCCGCCCTTCCACCGCCGCCGCACCGGCCCCGCCGAAGACCTCGCCGCCCTATCCCCGCCGCGAGCCCTGGGATCTCGGATTGTCGTCGCGAAGCGAAGATTGCACGCCGAGAAGGAGTTCCAGCCCTCCTCCCGCGGTCTACCCAGTGGAGAAGCCTTTGAGGGAGAGTGAACCGGTACCGGTCCCGGCCCGGCTGGCGCCGGCTGTTGCTATGATCCCCTGGCCGATCCCGGCCGCCGACGATGCAATCGGCACCGTTGGATCAAGGAAGGATCGGGAATCGACGGTTGTAATCAGCGCCTCGTCGCCGAAGGAGGACGGGTTCGTTTGGGCGCAAAAGTACCGGCCGAAAGCTTTGAAGGAGTTCATCTGCAACAGGGACCGGGCCGAGGAGCTCCTCCGGATG GTGGCTAAGGAGCCATGCAGTCATTTTATATTTGAAGGTCCTCCAGGAGTGGGGAAGAAAACTATGGTTTTGGCATATTTAAGAGATGCCTTTGGACCTGAGAAGTTGAAG ACATATAATGAGTTGAAGAAAATTGAGCTGAAG GGTGAATTCTTCTCCAGCATTGACATAAATGTGAGCATATCTTCTCAACATGTTGAGGTAAATCTGTCTGATTTGCATGGGTATGAGAAGCATGTTCTAGCGTCTTTTATAAATGACCCCCATACACCATCAGGCAAAGCTGTACATTGTGATCGTACTAATTGCAGAG CGATTGTTATCCATGCGGCTGACAAGCTATCAACAGATGCTCAACATTATCTTCTTTGGCTCATGGAGAAATACCAAGGTTGTAACAAGATCTTCTTCTTCTGCTCTGATGCCTCAAAGCTTCAAATCATCAGGCATCTTTGCAAGATTGTAAAACTTCTGCCAGCTTCAGATAGTGAG ATTGTTGAAGTTTTGGAGTTCATCGCTAAGCAAGAATGCATAGATTTACCCCATGACCTGGCAAAGAGAATCGCAGAGAACTCAAAGCATAATCTTCGACAAGCAATTCGTTCATTTGAAGCATCCTGGAAGTCAAA CTATTCATTCAAAGAAAATCAGGACATCTTAACTGGATGGGAAGAAGATATTGCTAAGATAGCCAAGAATATTGTTGAAGAGCAAAGCCCAAAGCA ATTGTACATCATCCGTGGGAAGCTCAAGAATCTAATTGAGCATGACGTATCACCAGATTTTATTTTCAGT ACTCTGAAAGAAGAACTGAAGAAGCATCTGGACGCCCAATGTCAAGCCAAACTTGATGCCTTGTATCAAGATTTTAACAAT TGGGATAATGGGCTAATTCTGAAGGCTGCCAAATCTCCTTCTATTGGACGTGATAAATTTGAGGAGTCTGGCAGCAAGTTAAATGATCCAAAGAAGAATGTTCGTCGTTTCATGCGCATTGAAG AATTTGCTGCAAAGTTTATGAGCTTCTACAAGTCTGCTGCCACCAAGAACAATGGAGGGCCAAATTCATTCTAA
- the LOC105036177 gene encoding reticulon-like protein B12 isoform X1: MGSSGRLFGRQRSVHQILGGGTIADVVLWRRRDVTVGILLGLLAAWLVFERSGYTLLSFVFNVLLLLISILFTWARAAAILNRMLQMNELPVEDYVLSSPQFSLPGYGVNLCILAWR, encoded by the exons ATGGGATCCTCTGGTAGATTGTTTGGGAGGCAGAGATCCGTGCATCAGATCCTTGGAGGAGGAACCA TTGCAGATGTGGTGCTATGGAGGAGAAGAGATGTAACGGTAGGGATACTGCTTGGATTGCTGGCTGCTTGGTTGGTCTTTGAAAGATCTGGTTATACTCTGCTGTCCTTTGTTTTTAACGTTCTGCTGCTTCTGATTTCCATTCTTTTTACGTGGGCAAGGGCAGCTGCAATTCTTAACAG GATGCTTCAAATGAACGAATTGCCTGTCGAAGATTATGTTCTGAGTTCTCCGCAATTCTCTTTGCCAGGTTATGGGGTAAATCTATGCATTCTTGCTTGGCGATGA